The segment AGCACGCATTGGCCGATGATGCTGGAGGCGCAGCGGCTTACAATGCTTTCGTCCGCACCGGGCAATGCGGCCCGCACAATGTCGAGGAGCAGGTTGTGCGTCTCTCGGCAGTGCTTTTCAAAAAGTTCCCCAAAGAGTTGTGATGGCTCAATGAATTCCAAAGTGAGCAGCTTCCCCAGCCGCTCGTTTTCAAGGGTTCCATCTCCCAGGGTCTGCAGGAGCAGACTGCGCACATATGCCCGTAAGCGCATTTCCGGGGAGCTGTCCCGGGTGACGCCCTTGTCCCTGGGGTTGCGTCTGTTTTCCCGTTCAATGTAGTCCTGGAGCACAGCCACGTAAAGTTTCTCCTTGCCGCCAAAATGGTAGTTGACGGACGCCACATTTGCCCCGGCCAAGCCGCAAATGTCGCGGATGGTCGCGTTCTTGAGTCCGTTTTCGGCAAAAACCTTACGGCCAGTATGCAATAACCGAGCCTTTGTGCCTGTGTCTTGTGTTTCGATCATTGTTCCTCTGGTGGACAAACGGAGTTTAGAACCAAAATTTAAACGGCATTTAAATTTATGCCTCCGGCTTGTCAAGGTGTTTGCGCGGTGAAAAGTTGTATCGTTGATTAAGGTAATGATCTTGAAATGTTACAGTGCGTGCGTTGGTTTCTTGATGTTGAGTCCGGATGCTGATTTTATCATGTTTTCAGGGGAGGATCCTCCGGGACCATGCTTCCGAGGGGGGGATGCATATGAGGCGTGCACATATTTGCACTTTGTGCAGTGCGATGTGCACAAACGCGTCGGGATTTTAACGTGGCGAAGGAGGGGGTGAGTCTTCATGCCATACAATCTGGCAAAAGTTCAAGCGCGCGTCGGCGGAGCCGCTTCGCCGCCAGGCCGATGGCAGCAAAGGCATGCACGTGTTGGTGCTGGAGGGAAAATGAAAAGGGGAGGCGCGTACGCCTCCCCTGAGATTTCTGGTCGGGATGACTGGATTTGAA is part of the Humidesulfovibrio mexicanus genome and harbors:
- a CDS encoding TetR/AcrR family transcriptional regulator; translated protein: MIETQDTGTKARLLHTGRKVFAENGLKNATIRDICGLAGANVASVNYHFGGKEKLYVAVLQDYIERENRRNPRDKGVTRDSSPEMRLRAYVRSLLLQTLGDGTLENERLGKLLTLEFIEPSQLFGELFEKHCRETHNLLLDIVRAALPGADESIVSRCASSIIGQCVLFDFAKEAMSRMNPALVLEPGTIDEITDFIMQFSLGGMERLRALLPHRQDASATTL